From a region of the Basfia succiniciproducens genome:
- a CDS encoding type III restriction-modification system endonuclease yields MSGFNYEKNLPHQEQGIQAVLGVFDHASRRFHQPDENPQIMFGQNQYTANLQKVQNENGIDRALSLDSDGINVLDVSMETGTGKTYTYTKTMFDLHRMLGVFKFIVVVPTLSIKAGTQQFLQSQSLAEHFEQDFGSDYQGIRLKTYVVESQKAAKGKKTHIQTAIDAFVKAENRQEIHVLLINAGMINSPSMSNAGDVALKDLFDNPVEAIAAVRPFVIVDEPHKFPTRESAKTWKNIKQLNPQYILRYGATFNEQYYNLIYRLTAVDAFNDGLVKGVRVFQEEMQGGMEASIKLLSLDSKEAMFELTENGKSKKFVLGKGDDLTQIHSAIFELKIDVMNKTTLVLSNGLELKRGALLNPYSYAQTVQDAMMQRAIAEHFKLERELLVERTTKIKPLTLFFIDDIKGYRKDNEITGSLKEKFESWVKAEAERRLKNETNEFYRAYLQKTLADLSLVHGGYFSKDNSESDDKIEQEINEILHDKQALLSLDNPRRFIFSKWTLREGWDNPNVFQICKLRSSGSQTSKLQEVGRGLRLPVNELMERVREPQYKLNYFVDSSEKDFVAELIGEVNQHSFSETIPQKFDEALEQKILQKYPEIEPLDLMFELVEKGIIDRKKVFTENGYTRLKVAYPQAFEQTLKKDKISKAGEGKDAIKMRVGKYEELKALWELIHHKAILQYKIGSESEFLSLFTAYLRENLTKFKQAGIRTAINETYINNGIMLNRRKENLENDDFIRFNTMSYREFLSELAVSAKIQMNTLHQAFYALRDELNISEFMNQQTINQICGGFNQFLLNHSFSKFELGYQLVNNRIHPTKFTDEKGCAKEVNRADLGIFGDTEKRPSENYLFDEIFFDSEIEHQNIADNEIENVTVFTKIPKNSIKIPVAGGGSYSPDFAYIVKTKSGETLNFVIEAKGVESSDILRKSEERKIKHAEKLFTKIAEKVQVKFLTQFEGDMVAELIRRNI; encoded by the coding sequence ATGTCTGGTTTTAATTACGAAAAAAATCTACCTCATCAGGAACAAGGTATTCAAGCGGTTTTAGGCGTGTTTGACCATGCTTCCCGCCGATTTCATCAGCCCGATGAAAATCCGCAAATTATGTTTGGGCAAAATCAATACACTGCCAATCTGCAAAAAGTGCAAAATGAAAACGGCATTGACCGCGCTTTGAGTTTGGATTCAGACGGCATCAATGTGCTGGATGTTTCGATGGAAACCGGTACGGGCAAAACCTATACCTACACCAAAACGATGTTTGATTTGCACCGAATGCTGGGCGTGTTCAAATTTATTGTGGTGGTTCCCACGCTTTCGATTAAAGCGGGTACGCAACAGTTTTTGCAAAGCCAATCACTGGCAGAGCATTTTGAACAGGATTTCGGCAGCGATTATCAAGGTATCCGCCTGAAAACTTATGTGGTGGAGAGTCAAAAAGCCGCCAAAGGCAAGAAAACGCATATTCAGACGGCCATCGATGCTTTTGTGAAGGCGGAAAACCGCCAAGAAATCCACGTTTTGCTGATTAATGCGGGGATGATTAACTCGCCGTCGATGAGCAATGCGGGCGATGTTGCATTGAAAGATCTGTTTGATAACCCTGTGGAAGCCATTGCGGCGGTGCGTCCGTTTGTGATTGTTGATGAACCGCATAAGTTCCCGACTCGTGAAAGTGCCAAAACGTGGAAGAATATCAAACAGTTAAATCCGCAATATATTTTGCGCTATGGTGCGACCTTTAATGAGCAATATTACAACTTGATTTACCGCTTAACGGCGGTAGATGCCTTTAATGATGGTTTGGTTAAAGGCGTACGTGTGTTTCAGGAAGAAATGCAAGGCGGAATGGAGGCAAGCATTAAACTGCTTTCGTTAGACAGCAAAGAAGCGATGTTTGAACTGACTGAAAACGGCAAAAGCAAAAAATTCGTACTTGGCAAAGGCGATGATCTAACACAAATTCATTCGGCAATTTTTGAACTAAAAATTGATGTGATGAATAAAACCACGCTGGTGTTAAGCAATGGCTTGGAGCTGAAACGTGGTGCATTATTAAATCCCTATTCTTACGCTCAAACCGTGCAAGATGCGATGATGCAGCGTGCGATTGCAGAGCATTTTAAGCTGGAACGTGAATTGTTGGTAGAACGTACCACCAAAATCAAACCGCTGACGCTGTTTTTTATTGATGATATTAAGGGGTATCGTAAAGATAATGAAATTACTGGTAGCCTAAAAGAAAAATTTGAAAGTTGGGTGAAAGCGGAAGCAGAACGCCGTCTGAAAAACGAAACCAACGAATTTTATCGCGCCTATTTGCAAAAAACATTGGCGGATTTATCGCTGGTGCACGGCGGTTATTTTTCTAAAGATAACAGCGAAAGCGATGACAAAATCGAGCAGGAAATCAACGAGATTTTACACGATAAACAGGCGTTGCTGTCGCTGGATAATCCTCGTCGTTTTATTTTCTCCAAATGGACGCTACGAGAAGGCTGGGATAATCCGAATGTATTTCAGATTTGCAAATTGCGCTCAAGCGGCAGCCAAACATCTAAGCTGCAAGAAGTGGGGCGTGGTTTACGCTTGCCGGTGAATGAGTTGATGGAGCGTGTGCGTGAACCGCAATACAAGCTCAATTATTTTGTGGACAGCAGCGAAAAGGATTTTGTGGCGGAGCTGATTGGTGAGGTAAATCAACATTCATTTAGCGAAACCATTCCGCAGAAATTTGATGAAGCGCTTGAACAGAAAATTTTGCAAAAATATCCTGAAATTGAACCGCTTGATTTGATGTTTGAATTGGTAGAAAAAGGCATTATTGACCGCAAAAAGGTCTTTACCGAAAACGGTTATACCCGTTTGAAAGTTGCTTATCCGCAAGCCTTTGAGCAAACGCTGAAAAAAGACAAAATCAGTAAAGCAGGAGAAGGTAAAGACGCCATCAAAATGCGGGTAGGCAAATATGAAGAACTCAAAGCCTTGTGGGAATTGATTCATCATAAAGCGATTCTGCAATACAAGATTGGTTCAGAAAGTGAATTTTTATCATTATTTACTGCTTATTTGCGTGAAAATCTCACTAAATTCAAACAGGCTGGGATTCGCACGGCGATAAATGAAACGTATATCAATAATGGCATTATGCTGAACCGCCGTAAAGAGAATCTTGAAAATGATGATTTTATCCGTTTTAACACAATGAGTTATCGTGAATTCCTCAGCGAGCTTGCCGTGAGTGCCAAAATTCAGATGAATACATTGCACCAAGCGTTTTATGCTTTGCGGGATGAGCTGAATATCAGCGAGTTTATGAATCAACAGACGATTAACCAAATTTGTGGTGGATTTAATCAATTCTTGTTGAATCATTCATTCAGTAAATTTGAATTGGGCTATCAGTTGGTCAATAACCGCATTCATCCGACTAAATTTACCGATGAAAAAGGTTGTGCCAAAGAGGTTAATAGGGCGGATTTGGGCATATTTGGCGATACGGAGAAAAGACCGTCTGAAAATTATCTATTTGATGAAATTTTCTTTGATTCGGAAATTGAGCATCAGAACATTGCGGATAATGAGATTGAGAATGTAACGGTATTTACCAAAATCCCGAAAAATTCCATCAAAATTCCTGTTGCCGGTGGCGGCTCTTATTCGCCTGATTTTGCCTATATTGTGAAAACCAAATCAGGCGAAACGCTGAATTTTGTGATTGAAGCCAAAGGCGTAGAAAGCTCGGATATTTTGCGTAAAAGTGAAGAGCGGAAAATCAAACATGCGGAAAAGCTATTCACGAAAATTGCCGAAAAGGTACAAGTGAAGTTTTTAACGCAGTTTGAAGGGGATATGGTGGCGGAGTTAATTAGGCGGAATATATAA
- a CDS encoding formate dehydrogenase subunit gamma gives MSKVEFTNDTKIVRHKYPARVSHWFLVIAFFMTMFTGVAFFFPDFAWLHEILGTPQLARAIHPITGIIMFIAFIILAFIYASHNIPERNDIRWLKGIVEVLKGNEHGVAYNGKYNLGQKMLFWTLNLAMITLLVTGIIMWRRYFSGYFSVTTLRIAILLHSASAFALFTGILVHIYMAFWVKGSIRAMVEGWVTVRWAKKHHPKWFNHEIKPEIERYMLEKDKASK, from the coding sequence ATGAGTAAAGTCGAATTTACGAACGATACCAAAATCGTTCGCCATAAATACCCCGCTCGTGTGAGTCATTGGTTTTTAGTGATTGCCTTCTTTATGACCATGTTCACCGGAGTGGCGTTTTTCTTCCCGGATTTCGCCTGGTTACATGAAATTTTGGGGACGCCGCAACTGGCGCGCGCCATTCACCCGATTACGGGTATCATCATGTTCATCGCGTTTATTATTCTTGCCTTTATTTATGCAAGCCATAATATTCCGGAACGGAACGACATCCGCTGGTTGAAAGGCATCGTGGAAGTATTGAAAGGTAACGAACATGGTGTGGCATACAACGGCAAATACAACCTCGGTCAGAAAATGCTGTTCTGGACGTTGAATCTTGCCATGATCACATTGTTGGTAACCGGCATTATCATGTGGCGGCGCTACTTCTCCGGCTACTTTTCGGTAACAACGCTGCGCATTGCGATTTTATTGCACTCCGCCAGCGCCTTCGCGCTGTTCACCGGCATTCTGGTGCACATCTACATGGCGTTTTGGGTGAAAGGCTCCATCCGCGCCATGGTTGAAGGCTGGGTTACCGTACGCTGGGCGAAAAAACACCACCCGAAATGGTTCAATCATGAAATCAAACCGGAAATCGAGCGTTATATGTTAGAGAAAGATAAAGCCTCTAAATAA
- the fdxH gene encoding formate dehydrogenase subunit beta, which yields MSAVQEQNIIKRSATSGVTPPPQVRKDVVEVAKLIDVTICIGCKACQVACSEWNDIRAPQEQCVGVYDNPRDMNAQQWTVMKFSEVEENDRLEWLIRKDGCMHCAEPGCLKACPAPGAIIQYANGIVDFQSEKCIGCGYCIAGCPFNVPKMSNEDNRVYKCTLCVDRVNVGQEPACVKTCPTGAIHFGSKEEMLHYAETRVADLKSRGYDNAGIYNPEGVGGTHVMYVLHHADRPELYAGLPKDPEIDVTVKLWKDILKPVAAVAMGGLALAEIAHYVGVGPNNEEDVEDHSAHFEREDAEEEQSHHNKGGK from the coding sequence ATGTCCGCAGTACAAGAACAAAACATTATCAAGCGCTCCGCCACTTCCGGCGTCACGCCGCCGCCGCAAGTCCGCAAAGACGTGGTGGAAGTCGCTAAACTTATCGATGTCACCATCTGTATCGGTTGTAAAGCCTGTCAGGTCGCTTGTTCCGAATGGAACGATATCCGCGCTCCGCAGGAACAATGCGTTGGGGTTTACGATAATCCCCGCGACATGAACGCCCAACAATGGACGGTAATGAAGTTCAGCGAAGTGGAGGAAAACGACCGGCTGGAATGGCTGATCCGCAAAGACGGCTGTATGCACTGCGCCGAACCGGGCTGCTTAAAAGCCTGTCCGGCACCGGGTGCCATTATCCAATACGCCAACGGGATTGTGGATTTCCAATCGGAAAAATGTATCGGTTGCGGTTATTGTATCGCCGGCTGTCCGTTTAATGTGCCGAAAATGAGCAATGAAGACAACCGCGTATACAAATGTACCCTCTGTGTGGATCGCGTCAATGTGGGTCAAGAACCCGCCTGCGTGAAAACCTGCCCGACCGGCGCCATTCATTTCGGCTCCAAAGAGGAAATGCTGCACTATGCGGAAACCCGAGTGGCGGATTTGAAATCCCGCGGCTATGACAATGCCGGCATCTATAATCCCGAAGGCGTAGGCGGTACTCATGTGATGTACGTGCTGCACCACGCGGACAGACCGGAGCTCTATGCCGGCTTACCGAAAGATCCGGAAATCGACGTTACCGTCAAACTTTGGAAAGACATCTTAAAACCGGTGGCGGCAGTCGCGATGGGCGGCCTGGCATTAGCCGAAATCGCCCATTATGTAGGGGTCGGCCCGAACAATGAAGAAGATGTGGAAGATCACAGCGCCCACTTCGAACGGGAAGATGCGGAAGAAGAACAATCACATCATAACAAAGGTGGCAAATAA